The following proteins are co-located in the Lentisphaerota bacterium genome:
- a CDS encoding PAS domain S-box protein produces MNTDGAAPFIICVHPCSSVVQFQRGNAMSENKNKATAVVVNDNTTQLNVLCALARKAGLEPLPFAGAEAALAAMNPEAPPDIVVTDLYMSGLDGWRFCRLLRSPEYAAFNKVPILVVSATFAGDHPERIATDAGADAFLPAPVNGKTFVANVRALLLGKVARPRPRVLIVEDDADLAHLLCKALAAHGYQADAAATLREARDAFALAPYDVAVLDYYLPDGTGDSLLDAFRTDQPGCACVLISGDPSPGRALDWMKRGAAACLHKPFLPETLVELCARARRERTLLRSEDLLEARTRELRESEETHRALVDGLPDIVMRFDREGRHLFVSDNVRETVDMEAAQFIGKTHAELGFPEAQCRFWEDAIRQVFDSGQPFETEFTFEGKAGPVIFNWRILPERDAQGAVSSVLSISRDITAHRKAEQKYQALFREMLDGFALHEIILDTDGTPVDYRFLAVNPAFERMTGLKAGDIAGRTVLEVLPGTERHWIETYGKVALTGEPVQFMNHSADLGKHFEVTAYRPAPGQFACTFQDITERKRAEEVLCASEEHLAATLRSIADGVIACDAAGAVVSLNAAAEALTGWTTAAAAGKPVGEVFCIVNANTREAAENPVFRALREGVVVGLANHTALIAKDGAEHQIADSCAPIRDASGKVSGAVLVFRDVTVEYRQREELRKAQLITENVPVGLMLYRIEDLSDDRTLRMVYANPAVKTLIGLGPEDVVGKTLDENFPGLRAQGVPQRYAEVVRSQTAITFEDLSYGDDRVLLASFSVRAFPLPGNMVGVAFEDITERKRAEQELARTMALLQAAIEQTPAGMLIADAPDVTIRVANPAALGIRGESAEPLTGIPAELHPRRWLTFWPDGTPVAPEDLPLSRAILKGETVKNQEVIIRRGDGEPRHVLANAAPVRNAQGEIVAGVVVFPDVTEFKQAEEALRESEARYRLIADHTSDSIWVMDAGLRFTYLSPSTEHLFGYTLQEWESLDWGVFVQPGYLDVVTDLFDRLRSKTDSGSDSAVNKVRHKDGRELWVEFSATPVRDQRGELLSIVGVTRDITERKRAEGRQGLAAEILGILNEAVPFPDAIDRILGAIKRETGFDAVGIRLRKDEDYPYFVQNGFSEEFLLAENSLVERGRDGGICRGKDGRVSLECTCGLVLSEKTDPSNPLFTPGGSFWTNDSMPLLDIPPDQEPRLHPRNRCIHAGFQSVALMPIRSGHEIIGLLQLNDRRKGCLTAEMIRFFEGIAASIGVALARKRAEEMLQRQEARYRSIVKHLNDAFYIHDFRGHHYGPERERLPSDGLQPRGTARRRSAVDRFPGGGGHHARTHGDTY; encoded by the coding sequence GGCGGGCCTCGAGCCCCTGCCTTTTGCCGGGGCCGAGGCGGCGCTGGCCGCCATGAATCCCGAAGCCCCGCCCGACATCGTCGTCACCGACCTCTACATGTCGGGTCTCGACGGCTGGCGGTTCTGCCGCCTGCTGCGCTCGCCCGAGTACGCCGCTTTCAACAAGGTTCCCATCCTGGTTGTCTCGGCCACCTTTGCCGGGGACCACCCCGAGCGCATCGCCACCGACGCCGGGGCCGACGCCTTTCTGCCCGCGCCCGTGAACGGGAAGACGTTCGTCGCCAACGTCAGGGCGCTGCTTTTGGGAAAAGTGGCGCGCCCCCGGCCCCGGGTGCTGATTGTCGAGGACGACGCGGACCTGGCGCACTTGCTCTGCAAGGCCCTGGCCGCCCATGGCTACCAGGCGGATGCCGCGGCCACCCTTCGCGAAGCCAGGGATGCCTTTGCCCTGGCGCCCTATGATGTGGCCGTGCTTGACTACTACCTTCCGGACGGAACGGGCGACAGCTTGCTCGATGCGTTCCGGACCGACCAACCCGGGTGTGCCTGCGTGCTGATCAGCGGCGACCCGTCACCCGGGCGAGCACTGGACTGGATGAAACGCGGGGCCGCGGCCTGCCTGCACAAGCCGTTCCTGCCGGAGACGCTGGTCGAGCTGTGCGCCCGAGCCCGCCGCGAGCGCACCCTTCTAAGGTCCGAGGACCTGCTCGAAGCGCGCACCCGCGAGCTGCGCGAGAGTGAGGAAACCCACCGGGCGCTGGTAGATGGCTTGCCCGACATCGTGATGCGTTTCGACCGGGAGGGGCGGCATCTGTTCGTCTCCGACAATGTCCGCGAAACGGTGGACATGGAGGCCGCGCAGTTCATCGGCAAGACCCACGCCGAACTGGGCTTTCCCGAGGCGCAGTGCCGGTTCTGGGAGGATGCCATCCGGCAGGTGTTCGACAGCGGCCAGCCCTTCGAGACCGAGTTTACGTTCGAGGGCAAGGCCGGCCCCGTCATCTTCAACTGGCGGATCCTTCCTGAACGGGACGCGCAGGGCGCGGTGTCTTCCGTGCTCTCGATCAGCCGCGACATCACCGCGCACCGCAAGGCCGAACAGAAATACCAGGCCCTGTTCCGCGAAATGCTGGACGGCTTCGCCCTGCACGAGATCATCCTCGATACGGACGGAACGCCGGTGGATTACCGCTTCCTGGCCGTCAACCCGGCATTCGAACGTATGACCGGACTGAAGGCCGGGGACATCGCCGGCCGCACCGTCCTGGAAGTTCTGCCCGGCACCGAGCGGCACTGGATCGAAACATACGGCAAGGTGGCGCTCACCGGCGAACCGGTTCAATTCATGAACCACAGCGCCGACCTCGGAAAGCATTTTGAAGTGACCGCCTATCGTCCCGCCCCGGGGCAGTTCGCCTGCACCTTTCAGGACATCACCGAGCGCAAGCGGGCGGAGGAGGTCTTGTGCGCCAGCGAGGAGCATCTTGCGGCCACGCTGCGCTCCATCGCCGATGGCGTGATCGCCTGCGACGCGGCGGGCGCGGTGGTGAGCCTCAACGCGGCGGCCGAAGCGCTCACCGGCTGGACCACCGCCGCGGCGGCCGGCAAGCCCGTGGGCGAGGTGTTTTGCATCGTCAACGCCAACACCCGCGAAGCGGCGGAAAACCCGGTCTTCCGCGCCCTCCGCGAGGGCGTGGTTGTGGGCCTGGCCAACCACACGGCGCTCATCGCCAAAGACGGCGCGGAGCATCAGATCGCCGACAGTTGCGCGCCCATCCGCGACGCCTCGGGCAAGGTCTCCGGCGCGGTGCTGGTCTTCCGCGATGTCACCGTGGAATACCGCCAGCGCGAGGAGTTGCGAAAGGCGCAGTTGATCACCGAGAACGTCCCGGTCGGCCTGATGCTGTATCGCATCGAGGACCTTTCCGACGACCGGACACTGCGCATGGTGTATGCCAACCCGGCGGTCAAGACCTTGATCGGCCTCGGGCCGGAAGACGTGGTGGGCAAGACGCTCGACGAGAACTTCCCCGGCTTGCGGGCCCAGGGCGTCCCGCAGCGCTACGCCGAAGTGGTGCGCAGCCAGACCGCCATCACTTTCGAGGACCTGTCGTATGGAGACGACCGCGTGTTGCTGGCGTCATTCTCCGTGCGCGCGTTCCCGCTGCCCGGCAACATGGTCGGCGTCGCCTTCGAGGACATCACCGAGCGCAAGCGGGCCGAGCAAGAACTCGCGCGAACCATGGCCCTGCTCCAGGCCGCCATCGAACAGACCCCCGCGGGAATGTTGATCGCCGATGCGCCCGATGTGACGATCCGAGTGGCCAATCCCGCCGCCTTGGGCATCCGCGGTGAGAGTGCCGAGCCGTTGACAGGCATCCCGGCCGAACTGCATCCCCGTCGCTGGCTCACCTTCTGGCCAGACGGAACTCCCGTGGCGCCGGAGGATCTGCCGCTGTCGCGCGCGATTCTCAAAGGGGAGACCGTCAAGAACCAGGAAGTGATCATCCGCCGCGGCGATGGCGAACCTCGGCACGTCCTGGCCAATGCCGCCCCGGTGCGCAATGCCCAAGGCGAGATCGTGGCCGGGGTCGTCGTGTTTCCGGATGTCACGGAGTTCAAGCAAGCGGAGGAGGCCCTGCGGGAGAGCGAGGCGAGATACCGGCTTATTGCCGACCACACATCCGACAGCATCTGGGTGATGGACGCCGGACTGCGTTTCACCTACCTGTCGCCCTCCACCGAACATCTCTTTGGCTACACCTTGCAGGAGTGGGAGTCGCTGGATTGGGGCGTTTTCGTCCAGCCGGGCTATCTGGATGTTGTGACGGATCTCTTCGACAGACTCCGCAGCAAGACGGATTCCGGCAGCGACTCGGCGGTGAACAAAGTGCGCCACAAGGACGGGCGGGAGTTGTGGGTGGAATTCTCCGCCACACCTGTGCGGGACCAGCGCGGCGAGCTGCTGAGTATCGTGGGCGTGACCCGCGACATCACCGAACGCAAGCGGGCGGAGGGGCGCCAGGGGCTGGCGGCGGAGATACTGGGCATACTTAATGAGGCTGTTCCGTTTCCGGATGCCATCGACCGCATACTGGGCGCTATCAAGCGCGAGACAGGCTTCGATGCGGTGGGCATCCGGCTGCGCAAGGACGAAGATTACCCCTATTTTGTCCAGAACGGATTCTCCGAGGAGTTCCTTCTCGCCGAGAACTCGCTGGTCGAGCGCGGGCGCGATGGCGGTATTTGCCGGGGCAAGGACGGCAGAGTCTCTCTGGAGTGCACTTGCGGCCTGGTTCTATCGGAGAAGACAGACCCATCCAATCCGCTCTTCACACCGGGCGGCAGTTTCTGGACGAACGATTCAATGCCGCTGCTCGATATTCCGCCCGATCAGGAGCCCAGGCTTCATCCGAGGAACCGCTGCATCCATGCCGGTTTCCAGTCGGTTGCTCTCATGCCCATTCGCAGCGGCCATGAGATTATCGGTCTGTTGCAGCTCAATGACCGCCGCAAGGGTTGTCTCACTGCGGAGATGATACGCTTCTTCGAGGGGATCGCGGCCAGTATCGGCGTGGCGTTGGCGCGCAAGCGGGCCGAGGAGATGCTCCAGCGTCAGGAAGCTCGCTACCGAAGCATTGTGAAGCACCTCAATGACGCCTTCTACATCCACGATTTCCGGGGCCATCATTACGGACCTGAACGAGAACGCCTGCCGTCAGACGGGCTACAGCCGCGAGGAACTGCTCGCCGGCGGTCTGCAGTTGATCGATTCCCCGGAGGAGGCGGCCACCATGCCAGGACGCATGGCGACACTTATTGA
- a CDS encoding response regulator, with amino-acid sequence MTPSTSTISGAIITDLNENACRQTGYSREELLAGGLQLIDSPEEAATMPGRMATLIEEGTLLFEGVHRRKDGTPLHVSVSARVISREGEGRVQSFVRDISERKQAEKEKEKLQSQLTQAQKMESVGRLAGGVAHDFNNMLQAILGNTALALEDLPPESPARECLQEVQKCAQRSAALTRQLLTFARKQTVAPKVIDLNETVEGMLKLLRRLIGEDIDLAWLPGGNLAPVRMDPSQLDQILANLCVNARDAIAGVGKVTIETGAVAFDKAYCAEHAGFVPGEYVLLAVSDNGCGMDAETLRHLFEPFFTTKELGKGTGLGLASVYGAVKQNQGFINVYSEPGQGTTFRIYLPRHAARTDRPAEKASEEPVARGHETVLLVEDESAILKSTGLMLKGMGYTVIAAGTPGEAIRLAREHTGPIHLLMTDVVMPEMNGRDLARNLISIHPGLKRLFMSGYTADVIAHHGVLDEGVHFIQKPFSKADLAAKLGEVMQ; translated from the coding sequence ATGACGCCTTCTACATCCACGATTTCCGGGGCCATCATTACGGACCTGAACGAGAACGCCTGCCGTCAGACGGGCTACAGCCGCGAGGAACTGCTCGCCGGCGGTCTGCAGTTGATCGATTCCCCGGAGGAGGCGGCCACCATGCCAGGACGCATGGCGACACTTATTGAGGAGGGCACGCTGCTCTTCGAAGGCGTTCATCGGCGCAAGGATGGCACGCCGTTGCATGTCAGCGTCAGTGCCCGTGTGATTTCGCGCGAGGGCGAGGGGCGCGTGCAGAGCTTCGTGCGTGACATCTCCGAACGCAAACAGGCCGAGAAGGAGAAGGAGAAACTCCAGTCCCAACTCACCCAGGCCCAGAAGATGGAGTCCGTGGGCCGGCTGGCCGGGGGCGTGGCGCACGACTTCAACAACATGCTCCAGGCGATCCTGGGCAACACGGCGCTGGCGCTGGAGGATCTGCCACCGGAAAGCCCGGCGCGGGAGTGCCTGCAGGAAGTCCAGAAGTGCGCCCAACGTTCCGCCGCCTTGACGCGCCAACTGCTGACCTTTGCCCGCAAACAGACCGTGGCCCCGAAAGTCATTGACCTCAACGAGACCGTGGAGGGCATGCTCAAGCTGCTGCGGCGGCTCATCGGCGAGGACATTGATCTGGCCTGGCTGCCCGGGGGGAACCTCGCGCCGGTCCGCATGGACCCCTCCCAACTCGACCAGATCCTGGCTAATCTCTGCGTCAATGCCCGGGACGCCATCGCCGGCGTGGGCAAGGTCACCATCGAGACGGGCGCGGTCGCGTTTGACAAAGCCTATTGCGCCGAACACGCCGGGTTCGTGCCCGGCGAGTACGTCCTGCTGGCGGTGAGCGACAACGGCTGCGGCATGGACGCGGAGACCCTCCGCCATCTCTTCGAGCCCTTCTTCACCACCAAGGAGCTGGGCAAGGGCACCGGCCTGGGCCTGGCCTCGGTGTACGGCGCGGTCAAGCAGAACCAGGGCTTCATCAACGTCTACAGCGAGCCGGGTCAGGGCACGACCTTCAGGATCTACCTGCCGCGCCACGCCGCCAGGACGGACCGGCCGGCGGAGAAAGCTTCCGAAGAACCGGTCGCGCGCGGCCATGAAACGGTCCTGCTGGTGGAGGACGAGTCGGCGATCCTCAAGTCGACCGGGTTGATGCTGAAAGGAATGGGCTACACCGTGATCGCGGCCGGGACCCCGGGCGAGGCCATCCGTCTGGCCCGCGAACACACCGGTCCGATCCACCTGCTTATGACCGATGTGGTGATGCCGGAGATGAACGGCCGCGACCTGGCCAGGAACCTCATATCCATCCATCCCGGCCTCAAACGCCTCTTCATGTCGGGCTACACCGCCGACGTCATCGCCCACCACGGCGTGCTGGACGAAGGCGTGCATTTCATCCAGAAACCGTTCTCGAAGGCGGATTTGGCGGCGAAGCTCGGGGAGGTCATGCAATGA
- a CDS encoding response regulator, with protein sequence MTESRKSGCSAAPLDRREHRQLWLSILIALTLAAYRLSIHLSQGVRRLASGYTDLPVEQWLTNALFFWLLLLMWAAHRQWRAAVRQEDDLRGIVSAITPDTLLVIAPDRTITMCNPSVKPMFGYDGDEIIGRKTDTLYDRPPEEQTAGVRATLDGVGFHMGTAVGIKRDGTRFPIDVVTSRLRGRPGAIVLLRDISVRHRAEVELRESRLRAEAANHAKSEFLANMSHEIRTPMNGVIGMTGLLLDTELNDEQRRLAETAMNSAESLLALLDDILDFSKMEAGKLTLDRSDFSLRTLLDEAVAPLALRAQQKGIEFICAAAPEVPDRLCGDPIRLRQILVNLAGNAVKFTEKGEITVRVERETEAGDQRSEVGEQSVRLRFTVSDTGVGIPADKQDLLFAKFSQIDPSSTRRFGGTGLGLAISRQLTELMGGKIGVESEEGRGATFWFTVGFERDGGDAPEKKGIGCNADFLRASRILLAEDNEVNRLVAEGVLKKLGVRTDTVGTGAEAIAALERERYDLVLMDIQMPEMDGLEATRRIRSQESGVRGQNEGRRIPIVAMTAHAMQGDREKCLEAGMDDYIAKPISAKALAAMLTKWLGGERKPGKEVST encoded by the coding sequence ATGACTGAAAGCCGGAAGTCGGGTTGCTCGGCCGCGCCTCTTGACCGGAGGGAGCATCGGCAATTGTGGTTGAGCATTCTCATCGCCTTGACCTTGGCCGCGTACCGGCTTTCCATCCACCTGAGCCAGGGGGTCAGGCGTCTGGCGTCCGGCTACACCGATCTGCCGGTCGAGCAATGGCTCACCAACGCCCTTTTCTTCTGGCTGCTGCTGCTGATGTGGGCGGCCCATCGTCAGTGGCGCGCGGCCGTTCGCCAGGAGGACGACCTTCGCGGGATCGTCTCCGCCATCACACCGGACACCCTGCTGGTCATCGCCCCGGACCGGACGATCACGATGTGCAACCCCTCCGTGAAACCGATGTTCGGCTACGATGGCGATGAGATCATCGGGCGAAAGACGGACACGCTCTACGACCGCCCGCCCGAGGAACAAACAGCCGGCGTTCGCGCGACACTGGATGGAGTCGGGTTCCATATGGGAACGGCTGTCGGCATAAAACGCGACGGAACGCGATTCCCCATCGATGTCGTGACGTCGCGCTTGCGGGGTCGGCCCGGTGCCATCGTGTTGCTCCGCGACATCAGCGTACGCCATCGCGCGGAGGTGGAATTGAGGGAAAGCCGCCTCCGCGCCGAGGCGGCGAATCATGCGAAGAGCGAGTTCCTGGCCAACATGAGCCACGAGATCCGCACGCCGATGAACGGGGTCATCGGCATGACCGGCCTGTTGCTCGACACGGAGCTGAACGACGAGCAGCGGCGGCTCGCCGAGACGGCCATGAATAGCGCCGAATCCCTGTTGGCCCTGCTGGACGACATCCTCGACTTCTCCAAGATGGAGGCCGGCAAGCTGACGCTCGACCGGAGCGACTTCAGCCTGCGCACACTGCTCGACGAAGCCGTGGCCCCGCTGGCGTTGCGGGCGCAGCAGAAAGGCATTGAATTCATCTGCGCGGCGGCACCGGAGGTGCCCGACCGGCTGTGCGGCGACCCGATCCGCCTGCGGCAGATCCTGGTGAATCTGGCGGGCAACGCCGTGAAGTTCACGGAGAAGGGCGAGATCACGGTGCGCGTGGAGCGGGAGACGGAAGCCGGAGATCAGAGGTCGGAGGTCGGAGAGCAGAGCGTTCGCCTGCGTTTTACGGTGAGCGACACGGGGGTTGGGATTCCGGCGGACAAACAGGATCTGTTGTTTGCCAAGTTCAGCCAGATTGATCCGTCCAGCACGCGGCGGTTCGGCGGCACGGGGCTGGGGCTGGCGATCTCGCGGCAACTGACGGAGCTGATGGGCGGCAAGATCGGGGTCGAATCGGAAGAGGGGCGGGGCGCAACCTTCTGGTTCACCGTTGGCTTCGAGCGTGACGGGGGGGATGCGCCGGAGAAAAAGGGCATCGGCTGCAATGCCGACTTTCTTCGTGCGTCGCGGATTCTGCTGGCGGAGGATAACGAGGTTAACCGGCTGGTCGCCGAGGGCGTCTTGAAGAAACTGGGTGTGCGGACCGACACGGTCGGCACCGGCGCCGAGGCCATCGCCGCGCTGGAACGCGAACGCTACGACCTGGTCCTGATGGACATCCAGATGCCCGAGATGGACGGGCTGGAGGCGACGCGGCGGATCAGGAGTCAGGAGTCAGGCGTCAGGGGTCAGAATGAAGGGCGTCGCATTCCAATTGTCGCCATGACGGCGCATGCCATGCAGGGCGACCGGGAGAAGTGCCTGGAGGCGGGGATGGACGACTACATCGCCAAGCCGATTTCGGCCAAGGCGCTGGCGGCGATGCTGACGAAGTGGCTCGGGGGCGAAAGGAAGCCGGGTAAGGAGGTGTCAACATGA